ttatttgtaaacttagtttattatttcatttgtgtactttagttttatttgtaaacttagtttattattatagtttgatgcGCCACATAAACTCTATACATTAGTAAGGCATAATAAATCAAATGCGATAGATTAATTGTCAAAATCAAATGtcttacaaacaacaacaaaattacaCAGATACATCAAAATCAGTCATTATGGTGTCCGTGATGtcgtgaggatgtgccacatggtcgatcccatcttcgcgcttgacgatcaggatttcttctgccgCCGCGTTGTCTCCCCGCTTCTGCTTGCTCAGCCTCTGCAGAAAACTCCTtacgcaaatcaacacctaataagtcgCCCATATAAGGTATTGCTCCGGGTACATTCCATTGCGGAGTAAATGGGGCGTTAGGTGTTGCCATGGGGGCATCGTGCTGCTGTGAAGGAGTCATAgtgggccatgaaaaatgaggttgtgtttccgcaacaccaccgaACGAATGTGAGGTCTCAGAAGTATCAGTATGATGACCTGcaaaaggatactgatacatctgtgaaGGATATTCGGAAAATGTTgctggcgtgtaatacattccatgaccACGCTCCAtcatttgttgggaatattgTTCGGCTTCAACAGGCTCCCTTCGTCTGCCTATGCcccgagtttcaacacttgactgaagaATGTGAAACTCTGGGGCTGGGAATTCACGCTctgatgctggaccatgtgacactggctcagtgattctctcttgctcttcagATATAATCGCTAACTTATCGACGTAAGGCACAAGATCATCAACCGTCCACGTGTTCCTcccttgtggtgacaccatataTTGTAAAGTCTCCACAACTTCACCCTGCAACTAGTAGACTCAACAAATTATTGCTCAtgcttaagaaattaattaaaagttaaacatTGAAAAACAGATAAATACCAATGCAGTTGTGTTTGCATTGTTTGGGTCGACAAATATCTTTGTTTTACGCCTATACCACACCATGTAGTCCGAGTTATAACCCAGTAGGCCCTCCTGTCGAGGATAAACGTCGACCCTAAACTCTGCTTGATTGTTCCACTGACCAATGATTGGGGCCAACAGGTGGAACCAATTCTCATCTTGTTTTCCTTTGAGTGTTATGCCATGGAGATTCTGCGGTTGCGAAGGACACCCGGGAATGAGTTGTTGCAATCCAAATTGTCGTAAAACTCTatcgggttggtgccactcaacaacatggaaacaaatcaGTGGCACCACCGCAAACCAGGCTACACTTCCAACCACACAAATTGGAGGCAACACTGCCATCACAGTTGCTGTGTATGGGTCCCagacaaactgcatataacaacacACTTGTCAATTTTCAGTCAAGTGGctacatattaaaatttcatttaaccaTTACATTACGATGTTCTTACCTCATGTCATTTCATCATATCCAATTTGCGACGAAAAACTCTAagatcatcattgccaatatgctgatttccacgtcgcagccacctacaataaaaatgaaatcatcattgtcaacacgttccatcattaaatatttttaattcaaatctaattttttaaatgacaaaCCTGTGTTcgagtggtttattttctatgaCGGGAGGCGTCCTCTTTGGAGCTAAAGTGGtacatcgttcccatgcccacatttggattaagatgcacatacctccgattgatttaactttgtaatcggtggcgctgcacatctctctatataaatacgcaagcacggcaggtccccacgcatacgtgctgcactgttcaaagtcacgtaaaaattgtaGGTACCTTAAG
This genomic interval from Glycine max cultivar Williams 82 chromosome 5, Glycine_max_v4.0, whole genome shotgun sequence contains the following:
- the LOC102667770 gene encoding uncharacterized protein isoform X2 → MAVLPPICVVGSVAWFAVVPLICFHVVEWHQPDRVLRQFGLQQLIPGCPSQPQNLHGITLKGKQDENWFHLLAPIIGQWNNQAEFRVDVYPRQEGLLGYNSDYMVWYRRKTKIFVDPNNANTTALGEVVETLQYMVSPQGRNTWTVDDLVPYVDKLAIISEEQERITEPVSHGPASEREFPAPEFHILQSSVETRGIGRRREPVEAEQYSQQMMERGHGMYYTPATFSEYPSQMYQYPFAGHHTDTSETSHSFGGVAETQPHFSWPTMTPSQQHDAPMATPNAPFTPQWNVPGAIPYMGDLLGVDLRKEFSAEAEQAEAGRQRGGRRNPDRQARRWDRPCGTSSRHHGHHND
- the LOC102667770 gene encoding uncharacterized protein isoform X1; the encoded protein is MAVLPPICVVGSVAWFAVVPLICFHVVEWHQPDRVLRQFGLQQLIPGCPSQPQNLHGITLKGKQDENWFHLLAPIIGQWNNQAEFRVDVYPRQEGLLGYNSDYMVWYRRKTKIFVDPNNANTTALLQGEVVETLQYMVSPQGRNTWTVDDLVPYVDKLAIISEEQERITEPVSHGPASEREFPAPEFHILQSSVETRGIGRRREPVEAEQYSQQMMERGHGMYYTPATFSEYPSQMYQYPFAGHHTDTSETSHSFGGVAETQPHFSWPTMTPSQQHDAPMATPNAPFTPQWNVPGAIPYMGDLLGVDLRKEFSAEAEQAEAGRQRGGRRNPDRQARRWDRPCGTSSRHHGHHND